In Prunus dulcis chromosome 1, ALMONDv2, whole genome shotgun sequence, the following are encoded in one genomic region:
- the LOC117632327 gene encoding long chain acyl-CoA synthetase 6, peroxisomal-like isoform X1, with protein MDSTPAERRLQAIHGHLTTAAADSESPLRPNLTAGEFVSEQGYSVVLPEKLQTGKWNVYRSARSPLQLVSRFPDHPEIGTLHDNFVHAVDTFRDYKYLGTRIRVDGTVGEYKWMTYGEASTARSAIGSGLIYHGIPKGAGIGLYFINRPEWLIVDHACSAYSYISVPLYDTLGPDAVKYIVNHAVVQVIFCVPETLNSLLSFLADIPTVRLIVVVGGIDDQIPSLPSSTGVKVVTYSKLLSQGNSSLQPFFPPEPEDVATICYTSGTTGTPKGAVLTHGNLIANVAGATMAIKFYPSDVYISYLPLAHIYERANQVMTVYFGVAVGFFQGDSLKLMDDMAALRPTIFCSVPRLYNRIYAGIINAVKTSGVLRERLFNAAYNAKKQALLSGKNPSPMWDRLVFNKIKAKLGGRVRFMASGASPLSPDVMEFLKICFGGEVSEGYGMTETSCVISSVDGGDNLYGHVGSPNPACEIKLVDVPEMNYTSEDQPYPRGEICVRGPIIFQGYHKDEVQTREVVDEDGWLHTGDIGLWSPGGRLKIIDRKKNIFKLAQGEYIAPEKIENVYAKCKFVAQCFVHGDSLNSSLVAIVSVDPDVLKAWADSEGIKYQDLGQLCNDPRARAAVLADMDAVGREAQLRGFEFVKAVTLVLEPFTIENGLLTPTFKIKRPQAKEYFAKETSTMYSELSTSNPAPSKL; from the exons ATGGATTCAACGCCAGCTGAACGTCGCCTTCAAGCCATTCACGGCCACCTCACCACCGCCGCTGCCGACTCTGAGTCTCCTCTCCGGCCAAACCTCACCGCCGGCGAGTTCGTTTCCG AGCAAGGGTACAGTGTGGTGCTTCCAGAGAAATTACAGACAGGAAAGTGGAATGTATACAG ATCTGCACGCTCCCCATTGCAGCTTGTTAGTAGATTCCCTGATCATCCTGAAATTGGTACACTGCATGATAATTTCGT GCACGCAGTTGATACTTTCCGAGATTACAAATATTTGGGAACACGAATTCGGGTTGATGGAACAGTTGGAGA ATACAAATGGATGACATATGGAGAAGCAAGTACTGCACGGTCAGCAATAGGTTCTGGCCTAATTTATCATGGAATACCAAAG GGTGCTGGCATTGGGTTGTATTTTATCAACAGACCTGAGTGGCTCATTGTTGATCATGCTTGCTCTGCATATTCGTACATATCAGTTCCTTTATATGACACTCTAG GTCCAGATGCTGTCAAGTACATTGTAAATCATGCTGTTGTACAAGTTATATTTTGTGTGCCTGAAACGTTGAATAGT TTGTTGAGCTTCTTGGCGGATATTCCAACTGTACGCTTGATTGTG GTGGTTGGCGGTATAGATGATCAAATACCATCACTTCCATCATCAACTGGAGTGAAGGTTGTAACATATTCAAAATTGCTTAGTCAG GGCAATAGTAGTCTTCAGCCTTTTTTCCCACCAGAACCGGAAGATGTTGCAACAATATGCTACACAAGTGGTACAACTGGCACCCCAAAG GGAGCTGTATTGACACATGGAAACTTGATTGCAAATGTTGCTGGGGCCACTATGGCTATCAAATTCTACCCGTCTGACGT GTACATATCGTATCTTCCTTTGGCGCATATTTATGAACGTGCTAACCAGGTTATGACAGTATATTTTGGGGTTGCTGTTGGATTCTTCCAAGGG GATAGTTTGAAGCTAATGGACGATATGGCTGCTCTAAGACCTACCATCTTCTGCAGTGTTCCTAGGCTGTATAACAGAATATATGCTGG AATTATAAATGCAGTAAAGACATCTGGTGTGCTGAGGGAGAGGCTATTTAATGCTGCTTACAATGCCAAGAAGCAAGCATTATTAAGTG GCAAAAATCCATCTCCCATGTGGGACAGATTGGTATTCAATAAGATAAAGGCTAAGCTAGGAGGACGGGTTCGTTTTATGGCATCAGGTGCTTCACCCTTGTCTCCTGATGTCATGGAATTTTTAAAGAT ATGCTTTGGTGGTGAAGTAAGTGAAGGATATGGAATGACAGAGACTTCTTGTGTTATTAGTTCTGTGGATGGGGGTGACAACCTATATGGCCATGTTGGCTCTCCTAATCCAGCTTGCG aaataaaactTGTTGATGTACCAGAGATGAACTACACGTCTGAGGATCAACCCTATCCTCGTGGTGAAATCTGTGTCAGGGGTCCTATTATTTTCCAAGGCTATCACAAAGATGAAGTGCAGAC GAGAGAAGTGGTCGATGAAGATGGATGGCTTCATACTGGAGATATCGGGCTGTGGTCACCAGGAGGTCGTCTGAAAATCATTGATAG GAAGAAGAACATTTTCAAGTTGGCCCAAGGAGAGTATATAGCTCCAGAGAAAATTGAGAATGTTTATGCCAAGTGCAAGTTTGTTGCCCAGTGCTTTGTCCATG GTGACAGCCTAAATTCTTCTTTGGTAGCAATTGTCTCAGTTGACCCAGATGTCTTGAAAGCGTGGGCTGATTCTGAAGGCATTAAG TATCAAGATTTAGGGCAACTGTGCAATGACCCTAGAGCAAGGGCAGCTGTATTGGCTGATATGGATGCTGTTGGCAGGGAAGCTCAG TTGAGAGGTTTTGAATTTGTGAAAGCTGTGACACTGGTGCTTGAACCATTCACGATAGAGAATGGTCTGCTCACTCCAACATTTAAG ATCAAGAGACCTCAAGCAAAGGAATACTTTGCAAAAGAGACATCAACTATGTATTCGGAGCTCTCGACTTCTAATCCCGCCCCTTCAAAACTTTAA
- the LOC117632327 gene encoding long chain acyl-CoA synthetase 6, peroxisomal-like isoform X2, producing the protein MYTDLHAPHCSLLVDSLIILKLVHCMIISFDTFRDYKYLGTRIRVDGTVGEYKWMTYGEASTARSAIGSGLIYHGIPKGAGIGLYFINRPEWLIVDHACSAYSYISVPLYDTLGPDAVKYIVNHAVVQVIFCVPETLNSLLSFLADIPTVRLIVVVGGIDDQIPSLPSSTGVKVVTYSKLLSQGNSSLQPFFPPEPEDVATICYTSGTTGTPKGAVLTHGNLIANVAGATMAIKFYPSDVYISYLPLAHIYERANQVMTVYFGVAVGFFQGDSLKLMDDMAALRPTIFCSVPRLYNRIYAGIINAVKTSGVLRERLFNAAYNAKKQALLSGKNPSPMWDRLVFNKIKAKLGGRVRFMASGASPLSPDVMEFLKICFGGEVSEGYGMTETSCVISSVDGGDNLYGHVGSPNPACEIKLVDVPEMNYTSEDQPYPRGEICVRGPIIFQGYHKDEVQTREVVDEDGWLHTGDIGLWSPGGRLKIIDRKKNIFKLAQGEYIAPEKIENVYAKCKFVAQCFVHGDSLNSSLVAIVSVDPDVLKAWADSEGIKYQDLGQLCNDPRARAAVLADMDAVGREAQLRGFEFVKAVTLVLEPFTIENGLLTPTFKIKRPQAKEYFAKETSTMYSELSTSNPAPSKL; encoded by the exons ATGTATACAG ATCTGCACGCTCCCCATTGCAGCTTGTTAGTAGATTCCCTGATCATCCTGAAATTGGTACACTGCATGATAATTTCGT TTGATACTTTCCGAGATTACAAATATTTGGGAACACGAATTCGGGTTGATGGAACAGTTGGAGA ATACAAATGGATGACATATGGAGAAGCAAGTACTGCACGGTCAGCAATAGGTTCTGGCCTAATTTATCATGGAATACCAAAG GGTGCTGGCATTGGGTTGTATTTTATCAACAGACCTGAGTGGCTCATTGTTGATCATGCTTGCTCTGCATATTCGTACATATCAGTTCCTTTATATGACACTCTAG GTCCAGATGCTGTCAAGTACATTGTAAATCATGCTGTTGTACAAGTTATATTTTGTGTGCCTGAAACGTTGAATAGT TTGTTGAGCTTCTTGGCGGATATTCCAACTGTACGCTTGATTGTG GTGGTTGGCGGTATAGATGATCAAATACCATCACTTCCATCATCAACTGGAGTGAAGGTTGTAACATATTCAAAATTGCTTAGTCAG GGCAATAGTAGTCTTCAGCCTTTTTTCCCACCAGAACCGGAAGATGTTGCAACAATATGCTACACAAGTGGTACAACTGGCACCCCAAAG GGAGCTGTATTGACACATGGAAACTTGATTGCAAATGTTGCTGGGGCCACTATGGCTATCAAATTCTACCCGTCTGACGT GTACATATCGTATCTTCCTTTGGCGCATATTTATGAACGTGCTAACCAGGTTATGACAGTATATTTTGGGGTTGCTGTTGGATTCTTCCAAGGG GATAGTTTGAAGCTAATGGACGATATGGCTGCTCTAAGACCTACCATCTTCTGCAGTGTTCCTAGGCTGTATAACAGAATATATGCTGG AATTATAAATGCAGTAAAGACATCTGGTGTGCTGAGGGAGAGGCTATTTAATGCTGCTTACAATGCCAAGAAGCAAGCATTATTAAGTG GCAAAAATCCATCTCCCATGTGGGACAGATTGGTATTCAATAAGATAAAGGCTAAGCTAGGAGGACGGGTTCGTTTTATGGCATCAGGTGCTTCACCCTTGTCTCCTGATGTCATGGAATTTTTAAAGAT ATGCTTTGGTGGTGAAGTAAGTGAAGGATATGGAATGACAGAGACTTCTTGTGTTATTAGTTCTGTGGATGGGGGTGACAACCTATATGGCCATGTTGGCTCTCCTAATCCAGCTTGCG aaataaaactTGTTGATGTACCAGAGATGAACTACACGTCTGAGGATCAACCCTATCCTCGTGGTGAAATCTGTGTCAGGGGTCCTATTATTTTCCAAGGCTATCACAAAGATGAAGTGCAGAC GAGAGAAGTGGTCGATGAAGATGGATGGCTTCATACTGGAGATATCGGGCTGTGGTCACCAGGAGGTCGTCTGAAAATCATTGATAG GAAGAAGAACATTTTCAAGTTGGCCCAAGGAGAGTATATAGCTCCAGAGAAAATTGAGAATGTTTATGCCAAGTGCAAGTTTGTTGCCCAGTGCTTTGTCCATG GTGACAGCCTAAATTCTTCTTTGGTAGCAATTGTCTCAGTTGACCCAGATGTCTTGAAAGCGTGGGCTGATTCTGAAGGCATTAAG TATCAAGATTTAGGGCAACTGTGCAATGACCCTAGAGCAAGGGCAGCTGTATTGGCTGATATGGATGCTGTTGGCAGGGAAGCTCAG TTGAGAGGTTTTGAATTTGTGAAAGCTGTGACACTGGTGCTTGAACCATTCACGATAGAGAATGGTCTGCTCACTCCAACATTTAAG ATCAAGAGACCTCAAGCAAAGGAATACTTTGCAAAAGAGACATCAACTATGTATTCGGAGCTCTCGACTTCTAATCCCGCCCCTTCAAAACTTTAA